The following are encoded together in the Nitrospiria bacterium genome:
- a CDS encoding transcriptional repressor: MRKHKDLLAVLRHNRQRVTPARRFLLQLFIDNHARSLSLPEIQTHLQDRLPGINRSSIYRNLEMLKALSIIQELRVARKGRRYQFVFERPVHHFIICKACGKVSKGKRGFFERVERALEDIHDFKKANLSVTFYGFCSRCRED; this comes from the coding sequence ATGAGAAAGCACAAAGACCTGCTCGCCGTTTTGCGGCATAACCGCCAGCGCGTCACCCCCGCGCGCCGGTTCCTGCTTCAGCTCTTCATCGACAACCACGCCCGCTCGCTCTCGCTTCCCGAGATCCAGACGCATCTTCAAGACCGCCTCCCGGGGATCAACCGGTCCAGCATCTACCGTAATCTCGAAATGCTCAAAGCGCTCAGCATCATTCAAGAGCTGCGCGTGGCCCGCAAGGGTCGTCGTTATCAATTTGTGTTCGAACGCCCCGTGCACCACTTCATCATCTGCAAGGCCTGCGGCAAAGTGAGCAAGGGCAAGCGCGGCTTCTTCGAACGGGTCGAGCGCGCCCTTGAGGACATTCACGATTTTAAGAAGGCGAACCTGTCGGTCACCTTTTACGGATTCTGCAGCCGCTGCCGGGAGGACTGA